One stretch of Macrobrachium nipponense isolate FS-2020 chromosome 16, ASM1510439v2, whole genome shotgun sequence DNA includes these proteins:
- the LOC135195717 gene encoding SH2 domain-containing protein 3C-like isoform X5 yields the protein MRICSAQGEAAAGVEQVRGNHNIYYKWRSHGRGTTSPNGERTVCRFEPAAAAGGGVTDGDHKLKGVDPNPRLSLVEERRQQRPLPPDPITHPDVILRAGAGANRRNARKREAAILSPNTIGKMSFELDADTGEVNAEVGELKKLLEWELSLDAGDLRSHAWYHGTIPRVRAEEVVVKEGEFLIRDCISQPGDYVLTCHWSAQTLHFVIQKTVVQPNTVYERIQYQLEDDAYDTIPDLVRAYVGGKRPITISSGARISTPVNRTAPLSFYASKYALQTAHTFSHGTLTRPINRSSEPTPRITGGTLRHQHSYSGPIGVGCTIVRSPAHSPPRMRRDTAPILPIKTRNNSTSRPSDEISEGGTGALRDEERSCSNDGVIGPRPVVEQNKFTSQSLPRKMTTKSFSVATEHFANMPSDPNVSLRVDLTPTDKVIDDEVVPQAPPPKPSRVPSFKVKPKKLPQANIPPSAISERIYAEIEETEEDDKKECKKQCVEDLVTPTESGDLENNGKSFDSGTLTADTASNPRHSRLSEMYQPSGSDSGNGSGDSVQTSASDTRNRDSQASFGDTGSVHLEEDSVVDEEPVLFTMPEMNATTAFDLENFSTLLLSSIENKPLDGTALNGVKNTLLESGSRVLAAHLTRADLELLNGTGECDLGLGVTSGIELVTLPHGAQLRTDLIERTECLKLLVAVTILMSPDLNERAEIIHRWIQMAIDTKTAMGNLYGFTGLMLGLCMPEIQRLTNTWHTVRQKYTDSAFNFESKLRSTLKAMNECTNPQAPNTTIPHLLPFMLLCERNLDDIYSMHKHASSILQWESTAADYGLQMLFTHLQEARAITQNLPLYRRNADHILSDSNILDDLTLDMFRSEFHLKFLWGSKGATVDSEERHAKFQRVISTLSERCEPPPGVS from the exons ACCACAAACTCAAGGGCGTGGACCCCAACCCCCGTCTGAGCCTAGTGGAGGAGAGACGCCAGCAGAGACCCCTGCCGCCGGATCCCATCACACATCCTGACGTTATCCTCAGAGCGGGTGCTGG AGCAAATAGAAGAAATGCCAGGAAGAGGGAAGCAGCTATTCTGAGTCCCAACACAATTGGCAAAATG TCTTTCGAACTGGACGCGGACACCGGCGAGGTCAACGCCGAAGTGGGCGAGCTCAAGAAACTTCTGGAATGGGAATTGAGTCTGGACGCCGGGGACCTCCGTTCCCACGCCTGGTACCACGGCACCATTCCCAGAGTTCGCGCCGAGGAGGTCGTCGTCAAGGAGGGAGAGTTCCTCATCAG GGACTGCATCTCTCAGCCGGGCGACTATGTCCTAACTTGCCACTGGTCTGCGCAGACTCTTCATTTCGTCATACAGAAG ACGGTGGTTCAACCCAACACAGTATACGAGAGGATTCAGTATCAGCTGGAGGATGATGCTTACGACACCATCCCCGACCTGGTCAGGGCTTATGTGGGAGGCAAGCGACCCATCACCATCTCCTCCGGTGCCCGAATATCAACCCCAGTCAATCGAACGGCTCCTCTCAGTTTTTATGCCTCGAAGTACGCCCTTCAGACAGCTCACACGTTCTCCCATGGCACGTTGACGAGACCCATCAACAGGTCGTCTGAACCGACACCAAG AATAACTGGGGGCACTTTACGTCACCAGCATTCCTACAGCGGACCCATAGGCGTTGGGTGCACAATCGTGAGGAGTCCAGCACACTCCCCACCAAGAATGCGAAGAGATACTGCTCCCATTTTGCCCATCAAAACTAGGAACAACAGTACCTCCAGGCCTTCTGATGAAATTTCTGAGGGTGGCACAG GTGCCTTGAGGGATGAAGAACGAAGTTGTAGCAACGATGGCGTCATAGGCCCACGTCCAGTAGTAGAGCAGAACAAGTTCACTTCGCAGTCGCTCCCAAGAAAGATGACCACAAAATCTTTCTCTGTAGCAACAGAGCATTTTGCAAACATGCCTTCTGATCCTAATGTTAGCTTGAGAGTAGATCTCACTCCCACAGATAAGGTAATTGATGATGAAGTAGTACCGCAGGCCCCTCCACCAAAGCCCTCCAGAGTCCCATCCTTCAAGGTGAAGCCAAAAAAACTGCCACAGGCCAACATACCCCCATCAGCCATATCAGAAAGGATTTACGCTGAAATTGAAGAGACGGAAGAAGATGacaaaaaagaatgcaaaaagcAATGCGTTGAAGATCTTGTTACTCCCACGGAAAGTGGAGACTTGGAAAACAATGGCAAAAGTTTTGATAGTGGGACACTCACTGCAGATACAGCATCAAACCCAAGGCACTCACGTTTGTCTGAAATGTACCAGCCCTCTGGATCTGATTCTGGGAACGGCTCTGGAGATTCTGTACAGACTTCTGCAAGTGACACTAGAAA TCGCGACAGTCAAGCCTCTTTTGGCGACACTGGTAGTGTTCATCTAGAGGAGGATTCCGTAGTCGACGAGGAACCGGTATTGTTCACAATGCCGGAAATGAATGCGACAACTGCATTTGACCTTGAAAATTTCAGCACCCTTCTCCTTAGTTCCATTGAGAACAAACCACTCGATGGTACAGCGCTGAATGGTGTTAAGAATACCcttttagaaagtggttcaag AGTTTTAGCAGCTCACCTAACAAGGGCTGATCTTGAATTGCTGAATGGAACTGGTGAATGTGACTTAGGTCTTGGGGTTACATCTGGTATTGAACTAGTCACTCTTCCCCATGGGGCTCAGTTAAGGACAGACCTAATTGAAAG AACGGAATGTTTAAAGTTACTTGTAGCAGTAACAATCCTCATGAGCCCAGATCTAAACGAGCGAGCAGAAATTATTCATCGTTGGATACAGATGGCTATCGACACAAAAACCGCAATGGGCAACTTGTATGGTTTCACAGGTCTGATGCTTGGCCTATGCATGCCGGAG ATTCAGCGGCTGACTAACACATGGCACACAGTAAGGCAGAAGTACACTGATTCAGCATTTAATTTCGAGTCAAAACTACGGTCAACACTGAAGGCAATGAATGAGTGCACCAACCCTCAGGCTCCTAATACAACCATCCCACATCTTCTCCCATTCATGCTTTTGTGTGAGAGAAACTTAGATGACATCTATTCAATGCACAAACat GCATCATCAATATTGCAGTGGGAGAGTACAGCTGCGGATTATGGTTTGCAGATGCTCTTCACCCATCTCCAAGAAGCAAGGGCCATAACGCAAAATTTACCTCTGTATCGTCGGAACGCAGATCACATTCTCTCGGATTCAAATATTCTAGATGACCTCACTCTTGACATGTTCCGAAGCGAGTTTCATCTCAAGTTTTTGTGGGGGAGCAAAGGTGCTACTGTCGACAGCGAAGAACGCCATGCAAAATTCCAGCGTGTGATCAGCACTCTGTCGGAGAGGTGTGAGCCACCACCTGGAGTTTCTTAA
- the LOC135195717 gene encoding SH2 domain-containing protein 3C-like isoform X6: MIMVFKEHYPRAYAAYIRSDDYHKLKGVDPNPRLSLVEERRQQRPLPPDPITHPDVILRAGAGANRRNARKREAAILSPNTIGKMSFELDADTGEVNAEVGELKKLLEWELSLDAGDLRSHAWYHGTIPRVRAEEVVVKEGEFLIRDCISQPGDYVLTCHWSAQTLHFVIQKTVVQPNTVYERIQYQLEDDAYDTIPDLVRAYVGGKRPITISSGARISTPVNRTAPLSFYASKYALQTAHTFSHGTLTRPINRSSEPTPRITGGTLRHQHSYSGPIGVGCTIVRSPAHSPPRMRRDTAPILPIKTRNNSTSRPSDEISEGGTGALRDEERSCSNDGVIGPRPVVEQNKFTSQSLPRKMTTKSFSVATEHFANMPSDPNVSLRVDLTPTDKVIDDEVVPQAPPPKPSRVPSFKVKPKKLPQANIPPSAISERIYAEIEETEEDDKKECKKQCVEDLVTPTESGDLENNGKSFDSGTLTADTASNPRHSRLSEMYQPSGSDSGNGSGDSVQTSASDTRNRDSQASFGDTGSVHLEEDSVVDEEPVLFTMPEMNATTAFDLENFSTLLLSSIENKPLDGTALNGVKNTLLESGSRVLAAHLTRADLELLNGTGECDLGLGVTSGIELVTLPHGAQLRTDLIERTECLKLLVAVTILMSPDLNERAEIIHRWIQMAIDTKTAMGNLYGFTGLMLGLCMPEIQRLTNTWHTVRQKYTDSAFNFESKLRSTLKAMNECTNPQAPNTTIPHLLPFMLLCERNLDDIYSMHKHASSILQWESTAADYGLQMLFTHLQEARAITQNLPLYRRNADHILSDSNILDDLTLDMFRSEFHLKFLWGSKGATVDSEERHAKFQRVISTLSERCEPPPGVS, encoded by the exons ACCACAAACTCAAGGGCGTGGACCCCAACCCCCGTCTGAGCCTAGTGGAGGAGAGACGCCAGCAGAGACCCCTGCCGCCGGATCCCATCACACATCCTGACGTTATCCTCAGAGCGGGTGCTGG AGCAAATAGAAGAAATGCCAGGAAGAGGGAAGCAGCTATTCTGAGTCCCAACACAATTGGCAAAATG TCTTTCGAACTGGACGCGGACACCGGCGAGGTCAACGCCGAAGTGGGCGAGCTCAAGAAACTTCTGGAATGGGAATTGAGTCTGGACGCCGGGGACCTCCGTTCCCACGCCTGGTACCACGGCACCATTCCCAGAGTTCGCGCCGAGGAGGTCGTCGTCAAGGAGGGAGAGTTCCTCATCAG GGACTGCATCTCTCAGCCGGGCGACTATGTCCTAACTTGCCACTGGTCTGCGCAGACTCTTCATTTCGTCATACAGAAG ACGGTGGTTCAACCCAACACAGTATACGAGAGGATTCAGTATCAGCTGGAGGATGATGCTTACGACACCATCCCCGACCTGGTCAGGGCTTATGTGGGAGGCAAGCGACCCATCACCATCTCCTCCGGTGCCCGAATATCAACCCCAGTCAATCGAACGGCTCCTCTCAGTTTTTATGCCTCGAAGTACGCCCTTCAGACAGCTCACACGTTCTCCCATGGCACGTTGACGAGACCCATCAACAGGTCGTCTGAACCGACACCAAG AATAACTGGGGGCACTTTACGTCACCAGCATTCCTACAGCGGACCCATAGGCGTTGGGTGCACAATCGTGAGGAGTCCAGCACACTCCCCACCAAGAATGCGAAGAGATACTGCTCCCATTTTGCCCATCAAAACTAGGAACAACAGTACCTCCAGGCCTTCTGATGAAATTTCTGAGGGTGGCACAG GTGCCTTGAGGGATGAAGAACGAAGTTGTAGCAACGATGGCGTCATAGGCCCACGTCCAGTAGTAGAGCAGAACAAGTTCACTTCGCAGTCGCTCCCAAGAAAGATGACCACAAAATCTTTCTCTGTAGCAACAGAGCATTTTGCAAACATGCCTTCTGATCCTAATGTTAGCTTGAGAGTAGATCTCACTCCCACAGATAAGGTAATTGATGATGAAGTAGTACCGCAGGCCCCTCCACCAAAGCCCTCCAGAGTCCCATCCTTCAAGGTGAAGCCAAAAAAACTGCCACAGGCCAACATACCCCCATCAGCCATATCAGAAAGGATTTACGCTGAAATTGAAGAGACGGAAGAAGATGacaaaaaagaatgcaaaaagcAATGCGTTGAAGATCTTGTTACTCCCACGGAAAGTGGAGACTTGGAAAACAATGGCAAAAGTTTTGATAGTGGGACACTCACTGCAGATACAGCATCAAACCCAAGGCACTCACGTTTGTCTGAAATGTACCAGCCCTCTGGATCTGATTCTGGGAACGGCTCTGGAGATTCTGTACAGACTTCTGCAAGTGACACTAGAAA TCGCGACAGTCAAGCCTCTTTTGGCGACACTGGTAGTGTTCATCTAGAGGAGGATTCCGTAGTCGACGAGGAACCGGTATTGTTCACAATGCCGGAAATGAATGCGACAACTGCATTTGACCTTGAAAATTTCAGCACCCTTCTCCTTAGTTCCATTGAGAACAAACCACTCGATGGTACAGCGCTGAATGGTGTTAAGAATACCcttttagaaagtggttcaag AGTTTTAGCAGCTCACCTAACAAGGGCTGATCTTGAATTGCTGAATGGAACTGGTGAATGTGACTTAGGTCTTGGGGTTACATCTGGTATTGAACTAGTCACTCTTCCCCATGGGGCTCAGTTAAGGACAGACCTAATTGAAAG AACGGAATGTTTAAAGTTACTTGTAGCAGTAACAATCCTCATGAGCCCAGATCTAAACGAGCGAGCAGAAATTATTCATCGTTGGATACAGATGGCTATCGACACAAAAACCGCAATGGGCAACTTGTATGGTTTCACAGGTCTGATGCTTGGCCTATGCATGCCGGAG ATTCAGCGGCTGACTAACACATGGCACACAGTAAGGCAGAAGTACACTGATTCAGCATTTAATTTCGAGTCAAAACTACGGTCAACACTGAAGGCAATGAATGAGTGCACCAACCCTCAGGCTCCTAATACAACCATCCCACATCTTCTCCCATTCATGCTTTTGTGTGAGAGAAACTTAGATGACATCTATTCAATGCACAAACat GCATCATCAATATTGCAGTGGGAGAGTACAGCTGCGGATTATGGTTTGCAGATGCTCTTCACCCATCTCCAAGAAGCAAGGGCCATAACGCAAAATTTACCTCTGTATCGTCGGAACGCAGATCACATTCTCTCGGATTCAAATATTCTAGATGACCTCACTCTTGACATGTTCCGAAGCGAGTTTCATCTCAAGTTTTTGTGGGGGAGCAAAGGTGCTACTGTCGACAGCGAAGAACGCCATGCAAAATTCCAGCGTGTGATCAGCACTCTGTCGGAGAGGTGTGAGCCACCACCTGGAGTTTCTTAA
- the LOC135195717 gene encoding SH2 domain-containing protein 3C-like isoform X3, with product MRICSAQGEAAAGVEQVRGNHNIYYKWRSHGRGTTSPNGERTVCRFEPAAAAGGGVTDGGVLRDKCRRPCERNVTEYHKLKGVDPNPRLSLVEERRQQRPLPPDPITHPDVILRAGAGANRRNARKREAAILSPNTIGKMSFELDADTGEVNAEVGELKKLLEWELSLDAGDLRSHAWYHGTIPRVRAEEVVVKEGEFLIRDCISQPGDYVLTCHWSAQTLHFVIQKTVVQPNTVYERIQYQLEDDAYDTIPDLVRAYVGGKRPITISSGARISTPVNRTAPLSFYASKYALQTAHTFSHGTLTRPINRSSEPTPRITGGTLRHQHSYSGPIGVGCTIVRSPAHSPPRMRRDTAPILPIKTRNNSTSRPSDEISEGGTGALRDEERSCSNDGVIGPRPVVEQNKFTSQSLPRKMTTKSFSVATEHFANMPSDPNVSLRVDLTPTDKVIDDEVVPQAPPPKPSRVPSFKVKPKKLPQANIPPSAISERIYAEIEETEEDDKKECKKQCVEDLVTPTESGDLENNGKSFDSGTLTADTASNPRHSRLSEMYQPSGSDSGNGSGDSVQTSASDTRNRDSQASFGDTGSVHLEEDSVVDEEPVLFTMPEMNATTAFDLENFSTLLLSSIENKPLDGTALNGVKNTLLESGSRVLAAHLTRADLELLNGTGECDLGLGVTSGIELVTLPHGAQLRTDLIERTECLKLLVAVTILMSPDLNERAEIIHRWIQMAIDTKTAMGNLYGFTGLMLGLCMPEIQRLTNTWHTVRQKYTDSAFNFESKLRSTLKAMNECTNPQAPNTTIPHLLPFMLLCERNLDDIYSMHKHASSILQWESTAADYGLQMLFTHLQEARAITQNLPLYRRNADHILSDSNILDDLTLDMFRSEFHLKFLWGSKGATVDSEERHAKFQRVISTLSERCEPPPGVS from the exons ACCACAAACTCAAGGGCGTGGACCCCAACCCCCGTCTGAGCCTAGTGGAGGAGAGACGCCAGCAGAGACCCCTGCCGCCGGATCCCATCACACATCCTGACGTTATCCTCAGAGCGGGTGCTGG AGCAAATAGAAGAAATGCCAGGAAGAGGGAAGCAGCTATTCTGAGTCCCAACACAATTGGCAAAATG TCTTTCGAACTGGACGCGGACACCGGCGAGGTCAACGCCGAAGTGGGCGAGCTCAAGAAACTTCTGGAATGGGAATTGAGTCTGGACGCCGGGGACCTCCGTTCCCACGCCTGGTACCACGGCACCATTCCCAGAGTTCGCGCCGAGGAGGTCGTCGTCAAGGAGGGAGAGTTCCTCATCAG GGACTGCATCTCTCAGCCGGGCGACTATGTCCTAACTTGCCACTGGTCTGCGCAGACTCTTCATTTCGTCATACAGAAG ACGGTGGTTCAACCCAACACAGTATACGAGAGGATTCAGTATCAGCTGGAGGATGATGCTTACGACACCATCCCCGACCTGGTCAGGGCTTATGTGGGAGGCAAGCGACCCATCACCATCTCCTCCGGTGCCCGAATATCAACCCCAGTCAATCGAACGGCTCCTCTCAGTTTTTATGCCTCGAAGTACGCCCTTCAGACAGCTCACACGTTCTCCCATGGCACGTTGACGAGACCCATCAACAGGTCGTCTGAACCGACACCAAG AATAACTGGGGGCACTTTACGTCACCAGCATTCCTACAGCGGACCCATAGGCGTTGGGTGCACAATCGTGAGGAGTCCAGCACACTCCCCACCAAGAATGCGAAGAGATACTGCTCCCATTTTGCCCATCAAAACTAGGAACAACAGTACCTCCAGGCCTTCTGATGAAATTTCTGAGGGTGGCACAG GTGCCTTGAGGGATGAAGAACGAAGTTGTAGCAACGATGGCGTCATAGGCCCACGTCCAGTAGTAGAGCAGAACAAGTTCACTTCGCAGTCGCTCCCAAGAAAGATGACCACAAAATCTTTCTCTGTAGCAACAGAGCATTTTGCAAACATGCCTTCTGATCCTAATGTTAGCTTGAGAGTAGATCTCACTCCCACAGATAAGGTAATTGATGATGAAGTAGTACCGCAGGCCCCTCCACCAAAGCCCTCCAGAGTCCCATCCTTCAAGGTGAAGCCAAAAAAACTGCCACAGGCCAACATACCCCCATCAGCCATATCAGAAAGGATTTACGCTGAAATTGAAGAGACGGAAGAAGATGacaaaaaagaatgcaaaaagcAATGCGTTGAAGATCTTGTTACTCCCACGGAAAGTGGAGACTTGGAAAACAATGGCAAAAGTTTTGATAGTGGGACACTCACTGCAGATACAGCATCAAACCCAAGGCACTCACGTTTGTCTGAAATGTACCAGCCCTCTGGATCTGATTCTGGGAACGGCTCTGGAGATTCTGTACAGACTTCTGCAAGTGACACTAGAAA TCGCGACAGTCAAGCCTCTTTTGGCGACACTGGTAGTGTTCATCTAGAGGAGGATTCCGTAGTCGACGAGGAACCGGTATTGTTCACAATGCCGGAAATGAATGCGACAACTGCATTTGACCTTGAAAATTTCAGCACCCTTCTCCTTAGTTCCATTGAGAACAAACCACTCGATGGTACAGCGCTGAATGGTGTTAAGAATACCcttttagaaagtggttcaag AGTTTTAGCAGCTCACCTAACAAGGGCTGATCTTGAATTGCTGAATGGAACTGGTGAATGTGACTTAGGTCTTGGGGTTACATCTGGTATTGAACTAGTCACTCTTCCCCATGGGGCTCAGTTAAGGACAGACCTAATTGAAAG AACGGAATGTTTAAAGTTACTTGTAGCAGTAACAATCCTCATGAGCCCAGATCTAAACGAGCGAGCAGAAATTATTCATCGTTGGATACAGATGGCTATCGACACAAAAACCGCAATGGGCAACTTGTATGGTTTCACAGGTCTGATGCTTGGCCTATGCATGCCGGAG ATTCAGCGGCTGACTAACACATGGCACACAGTAAGGCAGAAGTACACTGATTCAGCATTTAATTTCGAGTCAAAACTACGGTCAACACTGAAGGCAATGAATGAGTGCACCAACCCTCAGGCTCCTAATACAACCATCCCACATCTTCTCCCATTCATGCTTTTGTGTGAGAGAAACTTAGATGACATCTATTCAATGCACAAACat GCATCATCAATATTGCAGTGGGAGAGTACAGCTGCGGATTATGGTTTGCAGATGCTCTTCACCCATCTCCAAGAAGCAAGGGCCATAACGCAAAATTTACCTCTGTATCGTCGGAACGCAGATCACATTCTCTCGGATTCAAATATTCTAGATGACCTCACTCTTGACATGTTCCGAAGCGAGTTTCATCTCAAGTTTTTGTGGGGGAGCAAAGGTGCTACTGTCGACAGCGAAGAACGCCATGCAAAATTCCAGCGTGTGATCAGCACTCTGTCGGAGAGGTGTGAGCCACCACCTGGAGTTTCTTAA
- the LOC135195717 gene encoding SH2 domain-containing protein 3C-like isoform X7, whose translation MSFELDADTGEVNAEVGELKKLLEWELSLDAGDLRSHAWYHGTIPRVRAEEVVVKEGEFLIRDCISQPGDYVLTCHWSAQTLHFVIQKTVVQPNTVYERIQYQLEDDAYDTIPDLVRAYVGGKRPITISSGARISTPVNRTAPLSFYASKYALQTAHTFSHGTLTRPINRSSEPTPRITGGTLRHQHSYSGPIGVGCTIVRSPAHSPPRMRRDTAPILPIKTRNNSTSRPSDEISEGGTGALRDEERSCSNDGVIGPRPVVEQNKFTSQSLPRKMTTKSFSVATEHFANMPSDPNVSLRVDLTPTDKVIDDEVVPQAPPPKPSRVPSFKVKPKKLPQANIPPSAISERIYAEIEETEEDDKKECKKQCVEDLVTPTESGDLENNGKSFDSGTLTADTASNPRHSRLSEMYQPSGSDSGNGSGDSVQTSASDTRNRDSQASFGDTGSVHLEEDSVVDEEPVLFTMPEMNATTAFDLENFSTLLLSSIENKPLDGTALNGVKNTLLESGSRVLAAHLTRADLELLNGTGECDLGLGVTSGIELVTLPHGAQLRTDLIERTECLKLLVAVTILMSPDLNERAEIIHRWIQMAIDTKTAMGNLYGFTGLMLGLCMPEIQRLTNTWHTVRQKYTDSAFNFESKLRSTLKAMNECTNPQAPNTTIPHLLPFMLLCERNLDDIYSMHKHASSILQWESTAADYGLQMLFTHLQEARAITQNLPLYRRNADHILSDSNILDDLTLDMFRSEFHLKFLWGSKGATVDSEERHAKFQRVISTLSERCEPPPGVS comes from the exons ATG TCTTTCGAACTGGACGCGGACACCGGCGAGGTCAACGCCGAAGTGGGCGAGCTCAAGAAACTTCTGGAATGGGAATTGAGTCTGGACGCCGGGGACCTCCGTTCCCACGCCTGGTACCACGGCACCATTCCCAGAGTTCGCGCCGAGGAGGTCGTCGTCAAGGAGGGAGAGTTCCTCATCAG GGACTGCATCTCTCAGCCGGGCGACTATGTCCTAACTTGCCACTGGTCTGCGCAGACTCTTCATTTCGTCATACAGAAG ACGGTGGTTCAACCCAACACAGTATACGAGAGGATTCAGTATCAGCTGGAGGATGATGCTTACGACACCATCCCCGACCTGGTCAGGGCTTATGTGGGAGGCAAGCGACCCATCACCATCTCCTCCGGTGCCCGAATATCAACCCCAGTCAATCGAACGGCTCCTCTCAGTTTTTATGCCTCGAAGTACGCCCTTCAGACAGCTCACACGTTCTCCCATGGCACGTTGACGAGACCCATCAACAGGTCGTCTGAACCGACACCAAG AATAACTGGGGGCACTTTACGTCACCAGCATTCCTACAGCGGACCCATAGGCGTTGGGTGCACAATCGTGAGGAGTCCAGCACACTCCCCACCAAGAATGCGAAGAGATACTGCTCCCATTTTGCCCATCAAAACTAGGAACAACAGTACCTCCAGGCCTTCTGATGAAATTTCTGAGGGTGGCACAG GTGCCTTGAGGGATGAAGAACGAAGTTGTAGCAACGATGGCGTCATAGGCCCACGTCCAGTAGTAGAGCAGAACAAGTTCACTTCGCAGTCGCTCCCAAGAAAGATGACCACAAAATCTTTCTCTGTAGCAACAGAGCATTTTGCAAACATGCCTTCTGATCCTAATGTTAGCTTGAGAGTAGATCTCACTCCCACAGATAAGGTAATTGATGATGAAGTAGTACCGCAGGCCCCTCCACCAAAGCCCTCCAGAGTCCCATCCTTCAAGGTGAAGCCAAAAAAACTGCCACAGGCCAACATACCCCCATCAGCCATATCAGAAAGGATTTACGCTGAAATTGAAGAGACGGAAGAAGATGacaaaaaagaatgcaaaaagcAATGCGTTGAAGATCTTGTTACTCCCACGGAAAGTGGAGACTTGGAAAACAATGGCAAAAGTTTTGATAGTGGGACACTCACTGCAGATACAGCATCAAACCCAAGGCACTCACGTTTGTCTGAAATGTACCAGCCCTCTGGATCTGATTCTGGGAACGGCTCTGGAGATTCTGTACAGACTTCTGCAAGTGACACTAGAAA TCGCGACAGTCAAGCCTCTTTTGGCGACACTGGTAGTGTTCATCTAGAGGAGGATTCCGTAGTCGACGAGGAACCGGTATTGTTCACAATGCCGGAAATGAATGCGACAACTGCATTTGACCTTGAAAATTTCAGCACCCTTCTCCTTAGTTCCATTGAGAACAAACCACTCGATGGTACAGCGCTGAATGGTGTTAAGAATACCcttttagaaagtggttcaag AGTTTTAGCAGCTCACCTAACAAGGGCTGATCTTGAATTGCTGAATGGAACTGGTGAATGTGACTTAGGTCTTGGGGTTACATCTGGTATTGAACTAGTCACTCTTCCCCATGGGGCTCAGTTAAGGACAGACCTAATTGAAAG AACGGAATGTTTAAAGTTACTTGTAGCAGTAACAATCCTCATGAGCCCAGATCTAAACGAGCGAGCAGAAATTATTCATCGTTGGATACAGATGGCTATCGACACAAAAACCGCAATGGGCAACTTGTATGGTTTCACAGGTCTGATGCTTGGCCTATGCATGCCGGAG ATTCAGCGGCTGACTAACACATGGCACACAGTAAGGCAGAAGTACACTGATTCAGCATTTAATTTCGAGTCAAAACTACGGTCAACACTGAAGGCAATGAATGAGTGCACCAACCCTCAGGCTCCTAATACAACCATCCCACATCTTCTCCCATTCATGCTTTTGTGTGAGAGAAACTTAGATGACATCTATTCAATGCACAAACat GCATCATCAATATTGCAGTGGGAGAGTACAGCTGCGGATTATGGTTTGCAGATGCTCTTCACCCATCTCCAAGAAGCAAGGGCCATAACGCAAAATTTACCTCTGTATCGTCGGAACGCAGATCACATTCTCTCGGATTCAAATATTCTAGATGACCTCACTCTTGACATGTTCCGAAGCGAGTTTCATCTCAAGTTTTTGTGGGGGAGCAAAGGTGCTACTGTCGACAGCGAAGAACGCCATGCAAAATTCCAGCGTGTGATCAGCACTCTGTCGGAGAGGTGTGAGCCACCACCTGGAGTTTCTTAA